The proteins below are encoded in one region of Knoellia sp. S7-12:
- a CDS encoding LysE/ArgO family amino acid transporter translates to MNTTILAALLGGLVSGFSLIVAIGAQNAFVLRQGVARQHVGVVVAICAISDLLLIVAGVVGVGALVQGHPTVLRIVTLGGAAYLVWFGVRSFLAARHPKTLVAGAPAAKASAVATAFALTWLNPHVYLDTVLMLGNLSTSYGSTGRWWFGAGACVASVLWFTCLGYAARLASRWFAHPRTWQVLDIAIGLVMFLLAAMLLRTSF, encoded by the coding sequence ATGAACACCACAATCCTTGCCGCCCTCCTTGGTGGTCTCGTGTCCGGCTTCTCCCTGATCGTCGCGATCGGTGCGCAGAACGCGTTCGTCCTGCGTCAGGGTGTCGCCCGTCAACATGTCGGGGTCGTCGTCGCAATCTGCGCCATCAGCGACCTTCTCCTCATCGTTGCGGGTGTCGTCGGTGTCGGCGCACTCGTCCAGGGGCACCCCACTGTCCTGCGCATCGTCACACTCGGCGGTGCGGCATACCTCGTCTGGTTCGGCGTGCGCTCGTTCCTGGCAGCGCGGCACCCGAAGACGCTCGTCGCAGGCGCGCCCGCCGCGAAGGCGTCCGCGGTTGCGACGGCGTTCGCGCTGACCTGGCTCAATCCGCACGTCTACCTCGACACCGTGCTCATGCTCGGCAACCTCAGCACGTCCTACGGTTCGACCGGACGCTGGTGGTTCGGTGCGGGCGCCTGCGTCGCCAGCGTTCTGTGGTTCACCTGCCTGGGGTATGCCGCCCGCCTCGCCTCCCGCTGGTTCGCTCACCCGCGCACGTGGCAGGTTCTCGACATCGCGATCGGGCTCGTCATGTTCCTTCTCGCGGCGATGTTGCTGCGCACCAGCTTCTGA
- a CDS encoding glycoside hydrolase domain-containing protein: MKLARRAAAVITAGLTTVTIGLMVPVSAQAEPATPGTYPTASSATRVQGLFFDTCTAPSLAALAAWRGRSPYTGVNIYFGGRNRGCAQPNLTASWVSSATAAGWSLVPTYFGDQPYCVFGTKPNRYAASGAAARGTADGNDAVARARSLGLLAGSALYADVEHYDRAAVGCTAAVRTYVSEWTKALHRAGFLAGVYVHQDSGLRDLAASYNSTSLARPDAVWMARWDNVATVTGWSTAGNTLWSEWQRAKQYRGDHVETWGGVSMNIDSDTIKGPVATVAKTYRVTSSGTLNVRSGPSSAYPIVGSLAANAAVSVICQARGQLVGTTSVWDRISTGGFVSDRYVSTPSSTTFSATLSRCSYPGQVTIPTAVYTRSGPGTTYAPNGTVHSGALAYVACQKSGTLVGTTRVWNQLVDGRWLNDYYVSNRSNTTFSAPVPRCP; encoded by the coding sequence ATGAAACTCGCGCGACGAGCAGCTGCCGTCATCACGGCCGGCCTCACGACGGTGACGATCGGCCTGATGGTTCCGGTGTCTGCGCAGGCGGAACCGGCCACTCCCGGCACCTATCCCACCGCGTCTTCAGCGACGCGGGTTCAGGGGCTGTTCTTCGACACCTGCACCGCGCCCTCGCTCGCCGCACTCGCGGCCTGGCGCGGGAGGTCGCCCTACACCGGCGTCAACATCTACTTCGGTGGGCGCAACCGCGGCTGTGCCCAACCCAACCTCACCGCGTCATGGGTGAGCAGTGCCACGGCAGCGGGCTGGTCACTCGTCCCGACCTACTTCGGCGACCAGCCCTACTGTGTCTTCGGCACCAAGCCCAACCGCTACGCGGCCAGCGGTGCGGCCGCGCGAGGAACTGCGGATGGCAACGACGCCGTGGCCCGTGCCCGGAGCCTCGGACTTCTCGCCGGCAGCGCTCTGTATGCCGATGTGGAGCACTACGACCGCGCCGCCGTTGGGTGCACGGCCGCGGTCCGGACCTATGTTTCGGAGTGGACCAAGGCGCTGCACCGTGCCGGGTTCCTCGCCGGGGTCTATGTCCACCAGGACTCCGGACTGCGTGACCTCGCCGCCAGCTACAACTCCACGTCGCTGGCCCGCCCAGACGCGGTCTGGATGGCCCGCTGGGACAACGTCGCCACGGTCACCGGCTGGTCCACCGCGGGCAACACCCTGTGGTCCGAGTGGCAGCGCGCCAAGCAGTACAGGGGCGACCACGTCGAGACGTGGGGTGGAGTGTCCATGAACATCGACAGCGACACCATCAAGGGCCCGGTCGCCACCGTCGCCAAGACCTACCGCGTCACGAGCTCGGGCACCCTCAACGTCCGCAGCGGACCCTCGAGTGCGTACCCCATCGTGGGCAGCCTCGCCGCGAACGCCGCCGTCTCGGTGATCTGCCAGGCCCGCGGTCAGCTCGTCGGCACGACGTCTGTGTGGGATCGCATCAGCACGGGCGGCTTCGTCTCCGACCGCTACGTCTCGACGCCCTCGAGCACCACCTTCAGCGCGACCCTTTCGCGGTGCAGCTACCCAGGTCAGGTGACGATCCCGACTGCCGTCTACACCCGCTCCGGACCCGGAACGACGTATGCCCCGAACGGAACCGTCCACAGCGGCGCCCTCGCCTACGTCGCCTGCCAGAAGTCCGGCACGCTGGTCGGCACGACTCGCGTGTGGAACCAGCTCGTCGACGGCCGCTGGCTCAACGACTACTACGTCTCGAACCGCTCCAACACGACGTTCAGCGCACCCGTTCCACGCTGTCCCTGA
- a CDS encoding DUF3566 domain-containing protein, which produces MSTADQTGTSMRSASGSSAEATRPLSRAQAEAPVTNGSASPVPPAAARGTGRRVRLTVSRVDPWSAMKMSFLLSVALGIAGVVMISVLWMILAGMGVFDQVNTLVGQIIQDGENTFDIMDFLGFGRVVSLAIVVGVIDVILMTALATLAAFLYNVSSSLVGGLQLTLTDD; this is translated from the coding sequence GTGAGCACGGCAGACCAGACAGGGACCTCGATGCGATCGGCGTCGGGATCCTCGGCTGAGGCCACGCGACCGCTCTCGCGCGCGCAGGCCGAGGCCCCGGTGACCAACGGTTCGGCCTCGCCCGTGCCGCCGGCAGCTGCTCGCGGCACCGGCCGTCGGGTGCGACTCACCGTCTCTCGCGTCGACCCGTGGTCGGCGATGAAGATGTCGTTCCTGTTGTCCGTGGCGCTCGGCATCGCCGGCGTCGTCATGATCTCGGTGCTGTGGATGATCCTCGCGGGCATGGGTGTCTTCGACCAGGTCAACACCCTCGTCGGCCAGATCATCCAGGACGGCGAGAACACCTTCGACATCATGGACTTCCTCGGCTTCGGCCGGGTCGTCTCACTCGCGATCGTCGTCGGCGTCATCGACGTCATCCTGATGACGGCACTCGCGACCCTTGCGGCGTTCCTCTACAACGTGTCGAGCAGCCTCGTCGGCGGTCTTCAGCTGACCCTCACCGACGACTGA
- a CDS encoding PPOX class F420-dependent oxidoreductase: protein MAIDPRNLSQDALDFLTERHLATLTTLRADGSPHVVPVGFTWDNETLAFRVITNDVSQKARNAARSGTAVVCQVDGRRWLSLEGDARVLADPESVLDAETRYAARYRPPRVNPTRVVIEVAVTRLLGNL from the coding sequence GTGGCAATCGACCCGCGCAACCTGTCCCAGGACGCCCTGGACTTCCTCACCGAGCGGCACCTCGCGACGCTGACGACGCTTCGAGCTGACGGCTCCCCGCACGTGGTGCCGGTGGGCTTCACGTGGGACAACGAGACGCTCGCCTTCCGGGTCATCACGAACGACGTGTCGCAGAAGGCGCGCAATGCGGCCAGGTCTGGAACGGCCGTGGTCTGCCAGGTCGATGGCCGACGGTGGCTCTCCCTCGAGGGCGACGCTCGAGTCCTCGCCGATCCTGAGTCCGTGCTCGACGCCGAGACCCGCTACGCCGCCCGCTACCGGCCACCCCGGGTCAACCCCACCCGAGTCGTCATCGAGGTGGCGGTCACCCGCCTCCTCGGCAACCTCTGA
- the gyrA gene encoding DNA gyrase subunit A → MADDIDGTENEIEDSEASNELGSVVQDRSPGETDRVEPIDLNTEMQRSYIEYAMSVIVSRALPDVRDGMKPVHRRVIYAMYDGGYRPDRGFNKCSRVVGEVMGQYHPHGDSSIYDALVRLVQDWSLRYPLVQGQGNFGSPGDDPAAAPRYTECRMAPLSMELVRDIDKKTVDFAPNYDGKTLEPKVLPARFPNLLVNGSSGIAVGMATQIPPHNLREVSAAALWVLEHPEASRDEMLEAVMGRIHGPDFPTGALIMGRKGIDDAYRTGRGSIIMRAVVEVEEIQGRQCLVVSELPYQVNPDSLAQKIAEHVKDGRLQGIADIRDETSGRTGQRLVIVLRRDAVAKVVLNNLYKHTQLQTNFGANMLALVDGVPRTLPIDAFIRHWVDHQIDVIQRRTAYLLQEAEDRIHILRGLLKALDMLDEVIALIRRSPTTEAARDGLIELLDIDEIQARAILELQLRRLAALERQKTIDEHDAIQREIEDYKDILAKPERQRNIVSEELTTIVEKYGDERRSVIHGFDGDMSMEDLIPEEDVVVTITRGGYAKRTKVDAYRSQKRGGKGVKGASLRGEDVVAHFFTTTSHHWLLFFTNLGRVYRAKAYELPDASRDAKGQHVANIMAFQPDEHIAQVLALRNYEISPYLVLSTQNGLVKKTRLSEYDSPRTGGLIAVNLRDGDELVGAGLTSSADDLLLVSKKGQSVRFHADDATLRPMGRSTSGVTGMKFRGDDKLLSMSVIDEGTDPDVFVVFESGLAKRSLASQWNVKGRAILGVTVAKQSEKGGDLVGALTVSEDDEVMVVFERGNIVRSRVDEVRLTGRNTGGVWFAKPGKNDAIVGVARNAEKAVEEEVAEADAEGVSPVDGTPVDTTLNGDAADTSVHTGAGSDLDTDDGVPSLDKSTDSDDNNDAAGEAEGDGGEE, encoded by the coding sequence ATGGCTGACGACATCGACGGCACCGAGAACGAGATTGAGGACTCTGAGGCTTCCAACGAGCTCGGGTCTGTGGTGCAGGACCGGTCCCCGGGTGAGACGGACCGGGTTGAGCCGATTGACCTGAACACCGAGATGCAGCGCAGCTACATCGAGTACGCGATGTCGGTCATCGTGTCGCGTGCCCTGCCCGATGTGCGGGACGGCATGAAGCCGGTGCACCGACGCGTCATCTATGCCATGTACGACGGCGGCTACCGGCCCGACCGCGGGTTCAACAAGTGCAGCCGTGTCGTCGGTGAGGTGATGGGCCAGTACCACCCGCACGGTGACTCCTCGATCTATGACGCCCTCGTCCGGCTCGTGCAGGACTGGTCGCTGCGCTACCCGCTGGTGCAGGGTCAGGGCAACTTCGGTAGCCCCGGTGATGACCCGGCTGCAGCTCCGCGATACACCGAGTGCCGCATGGCGCCGTTGTCGATGGAGCTCGTGCGCGACATCGACAAGAAGACCGTCGACTTCGCACCGAACTACGACGGCAAGACGTTGGAGCCGAAGGTTCTGCCGGCGCGCTTCCCCAACCTGCTCGTCAACGGATCGTCGGGCATCGCGGTCGGCATGGCCACGCAGATCCCGCCGCACAACCTGCGCGAGGTCTCCGCAGCTGCGCTGTGGGTGCTCGAGCACCCCGAGGCGTCACGTGACGAGATGCTCGAAGCCGTCATGGGCCGCATCCACGGCCCGGACTTCCCCACGGGCGCGCTCATCATGGGCCGCAAGGGCATCGATGACGCCTACCGGACCGGCCGTGGCTCGATCATCATGCGCGCGGTCGTCGAGGTCGAGGAGATCCAGGGACGTCAGTGCCTCGTCGTCTCCGAGCTGCCCTACCAGGTCAACCCCGACAGCCTCGCCCAGAAGATCGCCGAGCACGTCAAGGACGGCCGCCTGCAGGGCATTGCCGACATCCGCGACGAGACCTCCGGCCGCACCGGCCAGCGTCTCGTCATCGTGCTGCGTCGTGACGCGGTCGCCAAGGTCGTGCTCAACAACCTCTACAAGCACACCCAGCTGCAGACCAACTTCGGCGCCAACATGCTCGCGCTCGTCGACGGTGTGCCGCGCACCCTGCCGATCGACGCGTTCATCCGGCACTGGGTCGACCACCAGATCGACGTCATCCAGCGCCGCACGGCCTACCTCCTCCAGGAGGCCGAGGACCGCATCCACATCCTGCGCGGTCTGCTCAAGGCCCTCGACATGCTCGACGAGGTCATCGCCCTGATCCGTCGGTCGCCGACCACCGAGGCGGCCCGGGACGGGCTGATCGAGCTCCTCGACATTGATGAGATCCAGGCCCGCGCGATCCTCGAGCTCCAGCTGCGTCGTCTCGCGGCCCTCGAGCGGCAGAAGACCATCGATGAGCACGACGCGATCCAGCGCGAGATCGAGGACTACAAGGACATCCTCGCCAAGCCCGAGCGTCAGCGGAACATCGTGTCCGAGGAGCTCACGACCATCGTGGAGAAGTACGGCGATGAGCGCCGCTCCGTGATCCACGGCTTCGACGGTGACATGTCGATGGAGGACCTCATCCCAGAGGAGGACGTCGTCGTGACGATCACCCGGGGTGGCTACGCCAAGCGCACCAAGGTCGATGCCTATCGCTCGCAGAAGCGCGGCGGCAAGGGCGTCAAGGGTGCCTCGCTGCGTGGCGAGGACGTCGTGGCGCACTTCTTCACGACCACGTCGCACCACTGGCTGCTGTTCTTCACCAACCTCGGCCGGGTCTACCGGGCCAAGGCCTACGAGCTGCCCGATGCCAGCCGAGACGCCAAGGGTCAGCACGTCGCCAACATCATGGCGTTCCAGCCCGATGAGCACATCGCCCAGGTGCTGGCGCTGCGCAACTACGAGATCTCGCCCTACCTCGTGCTCTCCACGCAGAACGGCCTCGTCAAGAAGACCCGCCTGTCCGAGTACGACTCCCCGCGCACTGGCGGCCTCATCGCCGTCAACCTGCGCGACGGTGACGAACTCGTCGGCGCCGGGCTGACGTCGTCGGCCGACGACCTGCTGCTCGTGTCCAAGAAGGGCCAGTCGGTCCGCTTCCACGCCGACGACGCGACGCTGCGGCCGATGGGTCGCTCGACGTCCGGTGTCACCGGCATGAAGTTCCGCGGCGACGACAAGCTGCTCTCGATGTCGGTCATCGACGAGGGCACCGACCCCGACGTGTTCGTGGTCTTCGAGTCCGGTCTGGCCAAGCGCTCGCTGGCCTCGCAGTGGAACGTCAAGGGTCGCGCGATCCTCGGCGTCACCGTCGCGAAGCAGTCCGAGAAGGGCGGCGACCTCGTCGGCGCCCTCACCGTCTCCGAGGACGACGAGGTCATGGTCGTCTTCGAACGCGGCAACATCGTCCGTTCCCGCGTCGACGAGGTTCGCCTCACCGGCCGCAACACGGGTGGCGTCTGGTTCGCCAAGCCGGGCAAGAACGACGCGATCGTCGGAGTGGCCCGCAACGCCGAGAAGGCTGTCGAGGAAGAGGTTGCCGAGGCTGACGCCGAGGGAGTCTCCCCGGTGGACGGCACCCCGGTCGACACCACGCTCAACGGTGACGCTGCCGACACGTCCGTGCACACGGGTGCGGGGAGTGACCTCGACACGGACGATGGCGTACCGTCGTTGGACAAGAGCACCGACAGCGACGACAACAACGACGCTGCAGGTGAGGCAGAGGGCGACGGAGGCGAAGAGTGA
- a CDS encoding LysR family transcriptional regulator ArgP has product MHTDQLRALLAVIDTGTFEAAARELHVTPSAVSQRIKALEHSMGQVVVRRGQPCAPTTAGEVLVRLARQQHLLEQEARAALDASAAPTELAVAVNADSLATWFRPILSEVAGWDGVILRLHVEDEGHSHELLRAGTVLGAITSNPIPVQGCSAERIGGMRYVPVATPELREQFSSGRGVDWGRMPVLEFNDHDDLQRRVLRQHGVEVDPPTHRIPSSEAFAAAVRAGLGWGALPTVQCAEGLEQRALVRLSARDHVDVPLHWQAWRLRSPLVDRLTEAIRHHAPTR; this is encoded by the coding sequence GTGCACACCGACCAACTCCGCGCCCTCCTCGCCGTCATCGACACGGGGACGTTCGAGGCTGCCGCCCGCGAGCTCCATGTCACGCCGTCGGCGGTGAGTCAGCGGATCAAGGCCCTCGAGCACTCGATGGGGCAGGTCGTCGTGCGGCGTGGGCAGCCCTGCGCGCCGACGACCGCGGGCGAGGTGCTCGTCCGACTCGCCCGCCAACAGCACCTGCTCGAGCAGGAGGCGCGCGCCGCCCTCGACGCATCCGCAGCGCCCACGGAGTTGGCCGTCGCTGTGAACGCAGACTCGCTGGCGACCTGGTTCCGACCCATCCTTTCCGAGGTCGCTGGCTGGGACGGTGTCATCCTCCGGCTCCATGTCGAGGACGAGGGACACAGTCACGAGCTCCTCCGTGCGGGCACGGTCCTCGGAGCGATCACGTCGAATCCCATTCCGGTGCAGGGGTGTTCGGCCGAGCGGATCGGTGGAATGCGCTACGTGCCGGTGGCGACACCGGAGCTGCGCGAGCAGTTCTCGTCCGGTCGTGGGGTCGACTGGGGTCGCATGCCGGTGCTCGAGTTCAACGACCACGACGACCTCCAGAGGCGTGTCCTCCGCCAGCATGGGGTCGAGGTCGACCCACCGACGCATCGGATCCCGTCGTCGGAGGCGTTCGCTGCTGCAGTCCGAGCGGGCCTGGGATGGGGCGCCCTGCCGACGGTGCAGTGCGCCGAAGGCCTTGAGCAGAGGGCGCTCGTGCGGCTCAGTGCCCGGGACCACGTCGATGTCCCTCTCCACTGGCAGGCCTGGCGACTCCGTTCACCACTCGTGGATCGCCTCACCGAGGCGATCCGCCACCACGCTCCGACGCGGTGA
- a CDS encoding DLW-39 family protein, protein MKKILLVALTALTAGLVKKKLDAQGADQRLWAEATEDRPAVTPNAGS, encoded by the coding sequence GTGAAGAAGATCCTTCTCGTTGCCCTGACCGCGCTCACCGCCGGCCTCGTCAAGAAGAAGCTCGACGCGCAGGGTGCCGACCAGCGACTGTGGGCCGAGGCCACCGAGGACCGCCCCGCGGTCACCCCCAACGCAGGAAGCTGA